In Candidatus Methylomirabilota bacterium, one DNA window encodes the following:
- a CDS encoding replication-associated recombination protein A — translation MTPDLFDRLPTLPQKVPAPLADRMRPRTLQEFVGQEHLLGEGKLLRRAMEAGELPSLILWGPPGSGKTTLAFLLADRCKATFVPFSAVTSGIKEIKEVIVRAQQERAYGRRTLLFIDEIHRFNKAQQDAFLPHVEGGTIVLIGATTENPSFEVIAPLLSRAKVVTLRPLAEDALMVILRRALGDQERGLGRLQIEADNEALRFIAGLGSGDARVSLNTLELAAQMVEGQPIGNRRLTVQMAQEASGRRTLLYDKTGEEHYNLISALHKSLRGSDPDASIYWLARMLASGEEPLYIVRRLVRFASEDIGNAEPQALQVALAAKDAYHFLGSPEGELAIAQAVVYLATAPKSNAIYRAFGEAQRDVEQAPLEGVPLHLRNAPTALMKELEYGAGYQYPHDLPGAFADQDYLPDQLKGRIYYHPTDRGLEAEIGRRLAEWRRRKVGTPS, via the coding sequence ATGACACCGGACCTTTTCGACCGATTGCCCACCCTACCCCAAAAGGTTCCGGCGCCGCTTGCGGACCGGATGCGTCCAAGGACGCTTCAGGAGTTTGTCGGGCAGGAGCACCTGCTGGGGGAGGGGAAGCTCCTCCGAAGGGCGATGGAGGCGGGAGAACTGCCGTCGCTGATCCTGTGGGGACCGCCCGGTTCAGGTAAGACGACCCTGGCCTTTCTGTTGGCGGATCGGTGCAAGGCGACCTTCGTGCCGTTCTCCGCCGTCACCTCCGGGATTAAAGAGATCAAAGAGGTGATCGTCCGCGCCCAGCAGGAACGCGCCTACGGCAGGCGGACGCTCCTGTTCATCGACGAGATTCACCGTTTCAACAAGGCCCAGCAGGATGCGTTCCTGCCCCACGTGGAGGGGGGAACGATCGTGCTGATCGGGGCCACTACCGAGAACCCCTCGTTCGAAGTCATTGCGCCCCTCCTGTCCCGGGCGAAGGTCGTGACGCTTCGCCCCCTGGCGGAGGACGCGTTGATGGTCATCCTTCGGCGGGCACTGGGCGATCAGGAACGGGGTCTCGGTCGCCTTCAGATCGAGGCCGATAACGAGGCGCTACGCTTCATCGCAGGGCTCGGCTCCGGAGATGCCCGCGTGTCGCTCAACACCTTGGAACTGGCGGCGCAGATGGTAGAGGGGCAGCCGATAGGGAACAGGCGGTTGACCGTGCAGATGGCTCAGGAGGCGTCAGGACGGCGGACGCTGCTGTACGACAAGACCGGGGAGGAGCATTACAACCTGATCTCGGCTCTGCATAAGAGTCTGCGGGGAAGCGACCCTGATGCCTCCATTTATTGGCTTGCCCGAATGCTGGCATCGGGTGAAGAGCCGCTGTATATCGTCAGGCGGCTGGTCCGGTTCGCGTCGGAAGATATCGGCAATGCCGAACCGCAGGCCTTGCAAGTGGCGCTGGCGGCCAAGGATGCGTACCATTTCCTCGGCTCGCCTGAGGGCGAATTGGCGATTGCACAAGCCGTGGTGTACCTTGCCACCGCACCGAAATCGAATGCCATCTACCGGGCCTTCGGCGAGGCGCAGCGGGATGTGGAGCAGGCGCCGCTTGAAGGGGTTCCGCTGCACCTGCGGAATGCCCCAACTGCCTTGATGAAAGAGCTGGAATACGGCGCCGGTTACCAGTACCCGCATGATCTGCCTGGGGCCTTTGCCGACCAGGACTACCTGCCTGACCAGTTGAAAGGGCGAATCTACTACCACCCCACTGACCGCGGGCTCGAAGCAGAGATCGGCCGAAGGCTTGCTGAGTGGCGTCGCCGGAAGGTAGGCACGCCGTCGTAA
- a CDS encoding 3-hydroxybutyryl-CoA dehydrogenase, protein MTSIKTVGVVGAGIMGSGIAQVVAQGGYAVIVREAEQRWLDKGRRAIDSGLQRAVDKGRMTVEEKAALLGRIRWTLVLEELKTADLIIEAITEDLPLKQDLFRTLDRFCPPSSIFVSNTSSISIIALASVTERTDRFAGLHFFNPVPLMKPVEVIRSIRTSAETFRIVSDFAVSLGKEPVAAKDQCGFIVNRLLVPYLLDAIRALEAGVASAADIDKAMRLGCNHPMGPLELADFVGLDTTYAIANIMFEEYREARYAPPPLLKTMVIAGYHGRKSGRGFYDYSGPTPQVTDLGL, encoded by the coding sequence ATGACTAGCATCAAGACTGTGGGAGTCGTTGGGGCCGGGATCATGGGGTCCGGTATCGCGCAGGTTGTTGCGCAGGGAGGCTACGCCGTCATCGTCAGGGAGGCGGAGCAGCGATGGTTGGATAAGGGGAGGCGGGCGATCGACAGCGGGCTGCAACGAGCGGTTGACAAGGGACGGATGACCGTCGAGGAAAAGGCGGCGCTCCTTGGGCGGATCAGGTGGACCCTCGTCCTGGAAGAGCTGAAAACGGCCGATTTGATCATCGAGGCGATCACCGAGGATCTGCCGCTGAAACAGGATCTATTCCGTACGCTGGATCGCTTCTGCCCGCCGAGCAGTATCTTTGTCAGCAACACCTCATCCATCAGCATCATAGCGCTGGCCTCGGTGACGGAGCGAACCGACCGGTTCGCCGGCCTGCATTTTTTCAATCCCGTTCCGCTGATGAAGCCGGTGGAGGTGATCCGGAGTATTCGCACCAGCGCCGAAACCTTTCGAATCGTCTCCGATTTTGCCGTGTCGCTCGGAAAGGAGCCGGTTGCGGCAAAAGACCAGTGCGGTTTCATCGTGAACCGCCTGCTGGTCCCGTACCTGTTGGATGCGATTCGGGCGTTAGAGGCGGGCGTTGCGTCTGCGGCAGATATCGACAAGGCGATGAGGCTGGGCTGCAACCATCCGATGGGTCCCCTGGAGCTGGCTGATTTTGTCGGCCTCGACACGACATATGCCATTGCGAACATCATGTTCGAGGAGTATCGAGAGGCGCGGTACGCACCGCCTCCGCTTCTGAAGACAATGGTGATCGCCGGCTATCATGGGCGGAAGTCCGGCCGGGGTTTCTACGACTACTCAGGCCCGACGCCGCAAGTGACGGACCTGGGTCTGTGA
- a CDS encoding multicopper oxidase domain-containing protein, which translates to MTRGHSRILSVMLLQLGLIFLPGLAWAGFVGQQGTCGTEPKKIVVAVTGQEKVVDLAEGVKTEAWTFNGTTPGPTIEVCEGDTVRIVLKNEGTVAHGLDSHAFRINATKFGPVEPGATLVYEKILNAPGVFMYHCANGPLTDQHIKMGMYGVMIVYPRGQKLRPAREIVVSENGVYGEPDSKGMIVPSTERMDENRAYFVLYNGTLKHEPLEMKAGELLRVYFVNAGPYTSTFHVVGAILDRAYEGGNPRNVVYDVQAYAVPAGSGGMFEVTMPEPGNYLLVDHDKLSQLPNGLGIPIVAR; encoded by the coding sequence ATGACGAGAGGCCATTCCAGAATCTTATCCGTCATGTTGCTTCAGCTCGGATTGATTTTTCTGCCAGGCCTGGCTTGGGCTGGTTTCGTGGGACAGCAGGGTACCTGCGGCACTGAGCCGAAAAAGATCGTCGTGGCCGTGACCGGGCAGGAGAAAGTTGTCGACCTTGCCGAGGGCGTAAAAACGGAAGCCTGGACGTTTAACGGGACAACTCCCGGACCGACAATCGAAGTCTGCGAGGGTGACACCGTCAGGATTGTACTAAAAAACGAAGGGACGGTGGCGCATGGGCTTGATAGCCATGCCTTTAGAATCAATGCCACGAAGTTTGGACCGGTAGAGCCGGGAGCAACGCTCGTCTATGAGAAGATTCTGAACGCGCCCGGGGTGTTCATGTACCACTGCGCAAATGGCCCTCTGACCGATCAACACATCAAGATGGGCATGTATGGCGTCATGATTGTCTACCCTCGCGGCCAGAAGCTAAGGCCGGCCCGCGAGATTGTGGTCAGTGAGAACGGCGTCTATGGAGAGCCCGACTCAAAAGGCATGATCGTTCCGTCTACAGAGCGAATGGATGAGAATCGAGCATACTTTGTTCTCTACAATGGGACGCTTAAGCACGAGCCTCTGGAAATGAAGGCGGGTGAATTGCTTCGCGTGTATTTTGTGAACGCTGGCCCGTACACCTCTACGTTTCACGTGGTTGGTGCTATCCTTGATCGAGCCTACGAAGGTGGCAATCCACGCAACGTGGTATATGATGTTCAGGCCTACGCGGTCCCGGCCGGCTCGGGTGGCATGTTTGAGGTCACGATGCCCGAACCGGGAAATTATCTGTTAGTCGACCACGATAAGCTCTCGCAGCTTCCCAATGGGTTGGGTATCCCCATCGTGGCCCGATAG